In Mycobacterium sp. Aquia_213, the sequence GGGACCGGACAGGCCACCGTGCTCAAGGCCAACTGGCAGCGTGCCGCGAAGGTGCTGGGCAGTTCGCGTCCCCCGATCCTCGACCTCGTGTTGCCCAGTGCCGTCGGGGAGGTGACCGGCGACAGTGAGTTGCTCAAGCAGCTGATGGAGGTTCCGGTGCCGCAGCGCGCCGGATTCGTGACCGAGTTCCTGCAGCGCGAGGTGCAGAACTTCCTTCGGCTCGCCCAGCCGCCGGCCGCGACCAGTCGGTTCCTGGACCTCGGCACGGATTCGCTGATGGCGATCGAACTGCGCAACCGATTGCACAGTCAGTTCGGCGGCAAGTTCACGATCAACGCCACCGCGGTATTCGACTATCCGACCATCGGGGGGCTGGCCGAGTATCTGGTGGCTCAGCTGCCCGACGCGGACTCACCGGAGCCGCCGTCGACGACGACGTCACCGGAATCGCCGTCGGGGGAGGCGGAATCGGTTGCGGCGCCGCAGGAGACGTCGGAACCGGTTGCCGCGCCCGAGGCGTCGGTACCGGTTACCGCGTCAGGGGCGAGCTGAGCCCGGCAGGTCAGGCGCTGATGTCGAATCCGGCGACGACCCTGTCGGACAGCACAGCCATCGGCTAGAGCCGGGCCAAGTCGTAATCGCCGAGGTGGTCGATCAGGTTGTGCACGTGATCGCCCGAGGTACCCAGGGTGTGCTCGATCGCGGTCAGCCGGGCGGCGTAGTGGCTCACCGGATATTCCGCGGTCACACCGATTCCGCCGTGCATCTGGATCGACTCCTGCGCGATGTGGCGGCCCGACCGGCCGATCTGCACCTTGGCCCGCGACGCGATCAGCGGGTCGAGGTTGCCGTCGGCGATCGACATCGCGGCGTACAGGCTCATACTGCGTGCCATTTCCAGCGACACATACATGTCGGCGGCTCGCTGGGTGAGCGTCTGGAACTTGTTGAGCGTGACGCCGAACTGCTTGCGGGTCTTGAGGTAATCGGTGGTCAGCCGCAGCGCTTCCTCCATCGCTCCGACCGCCTCGGCGCACAGCCCGGACTGGATACGAACGATGGCACCGCTGATGGCGTCCGACGCGTCGACCGCTTCGCCCAACGGTTCGGCAGCCGCGCCGTCCAAGTCGACCTGTGCGCCGCGTTGTCCGTCGAAGGTCCGGTAGGGGTGACGGGTGACAGAGGTGTTTTCGGAGCCGGCATCGACGAGGAACAGGCCGGTGCCGCCGTCCGGCAACGCGGCGCTGACCACCAGCGCATCGGCGCAGTCCCCGGCGAGTACCGGGTTCTTGAGTCCGGTCAACTTCCATGAATCGCCTTGCCGCGCAGCCTGAGTCGTCACTGTCGTGGTCGGCTTACGGTGACCCGGTTCCAGGTGGGCGAAGGCCAGCAGTCGTTGGCCTGCCGCGACGTCGTCGAGCTGTTCTTTCTGCGCGTCAGTGCCCAGTTCGGCGATCAGCGCGCCCGGTGCCAGCGCGGCGTGCAGGATCGGCTCGGGGGCCAACCTTCGCCCGGCCTCGGCGAGCACCACCATGATCTCGATCTGGCCGGCCTCGTCCGGGTCGAAGCCCAGGCCGAGAATTCCGGTGTCGGCGAGCTGGCTCCAGACCTCGCGGCTCCAGCCGAGATCGGAGCCGATGACCTTGTTGCGGCTCTCCGGGTCATAGCTGCGGGACAGCAGATCGCGGGTCGTGTCGCGCAACAGGCCCTGCTCGTCGGTCAACTGAAAGTCCATGGCTGCCTCACAATCCCAGAATGGTGGACGCGATGATGTTGCGCTGCACCTCGCTGCTACCGCCGTAGATCGACGTCTTGCGGTAGTTCAGGTAACGCGGCGCACTGTGTTGTGCCCAGTCCGGAGACGCAATGCCTTCCCCGTCGGTGGGCAGCGCGTCGGGGCCGGCCACCTCGACAAGTAGCTCGGTGGCTATCTGCTGCAACTGACTGCCGCGCAGCTTGAGCACCGACGACGCGGGGTTGGCCTCCCCGTCCGCGGAATCCGTCACCACCCGCGACTGGGTGAGTTCCAGTGCCAGCAGCTCGTTTTCGGCTTCGGCCAGCCGGGCCGCGAACAGGGGATCGTTGAGCATCCCGGCTTCGGCCGCGAACTTCTTCACCTCGGCGAGGCGGACTTTGGTCCGTCCCACGCCGGCGATACCGGTGCGTTCGTTGCCCAGCAGGAACTTCGCGTACGTCCAGCCCTGATTCTCTTCTCCGACAAGCTGATTGGCGGGCACCCGGACGTCGGAGAAGAACAGCTCGTTGACCTCGTGGCCGCCGTCGATCGTCTTGATGGGCCGCACGGTGATGCCCGGCGTTTTCATGTCGAACAGCAGGAACGAGATGCCGGCCTGGCGCTTGGGCGCCTGCGGGTCGGTGCGGACCAGGCAGAAGATCCAGTCGGCGTACTGGCCGAGCGTGGTCCACGTCTTCTGGCCGTTGACGACGTAGCTGTCGCCGTCGCGCACCGCCGTGGTGCGCAGCGACGCCAGGTCGGAGCCGGCCTCGGGCTCGGAAAAGCCCTGGCACCACCAGATGTCCAGGCTGGCCGTCGGCGGCAGGAAGCGCTCCTTGATCTCCTGAGAACCGAATTCGGCGATCACCGGGCCCACCATCTTGGTGTTGAAGTTCAGCGGCTCCGGCACGCACGCCAGTTGCATCTCGTCGGCCCAGATCTGGTGCTGGGTGGGCGTCCAGTCCTTGCCACCCCACTCGACCGGCCAGCTCGGTACCGCCAGCCCGTGCTCGTGCAGGATCTTGTGGCTGGTGACTACGTCGTCGTGGACCACTTCCGCCGAACCCTGGCGCACCCGTTCGCGCATCTCTTCGGGAATCTTGGTGGTGTAGATGGTGCGGAGCTCGTCGCGGAATGCGGCTTCCTCCGGCGTCAGCGCCAGTTGCATGGAGACTCCTTTGCCTGGGTTGAGCGTGCCGACCGCTTTCCGACAGATGGGCGGTCCCGTCCGGTCGTGCGCTCCGAGTTCCATCTTGACCCATGCTCGGCTGTGCCTGTGCACAGCCTCCGGTTAATCCACAGCACGCGGCCCCGACGCCGTCGGTCGGGGCCGCGGTGGGGGTCGGCGCACCTACCGTCGGCGCATGCGAACAGAACTTCCCGGCGAGCGACTGCACCGGCGCCTCGGCGCCGACCCGGACGCGGACAATCCGGACCCGCAGCCGGAGCCGGACACCCCGGATGAGGATCAGAACTCGTTGCTGCCGCGCTGGCTTCCCGACGCGTCGGAGCGCGGGAGCTGGCGGGCCCGGCTGCGTGCCGATCCGGGCCGTGCCGGCGCGATCGCGTTGGCCGTGGTGGCCGCGCTGGCCGTGCTGGTCACGATCTTCACGCTGGTCCGCGACCATCCCGCACCGGTGATGTCCGCGAAACTGCCGCCCGTCGAGAAGGCGTCCACGGTAAACCCGAGATCCTCGACGAGTCCCGGCCCGGACCGGCCGGTGGTGGTCAGCGTGGTGGGTCTGGTGCACAAGCCCGGCCTGGTCACGTTGACGCCCGGCGCACGGATCGCCGATGCGTTGCAGGCCGCCGGGGGTGCGATGGACGGCGCCGACACCATCGGCCTGAACATGGCCCGTCCGCTCGGTGATGGCGAGCAGATCGTGGTCGGGCTGGCGCCCGTGTCGGGGCGGCCGACCGCGCTGGGCAGCTCGGTGGCGGCCGGCTCGACGCCGGGAGCCAAGACGCCGGCACCGACGGGGTCGGTCAAGGGATCCGTCCGGCCGAAAGCGGGCGAGGTGCTCGACCTGAATACCGCGACCGTGGATCAGCTGGATGACCTGCCCGGGGTCGGGCCGGTCACCGCGGCCGCGATCGTCGGGTGGCGGCAGGCCAACGGCAAGTTCACCAGCGTCGACCAGCTCGCCGACGTCGATGGCATTGGGCCGTCGCGGCTGGACAAGCTGCGCGCCCTGGTCCGTGTCTGACACCGCCGAGGCGCCCCGAGGCGCCTCGGCGCTCGCCCGCCTCGATGTGCGGCTGGTCCCCGCCGGACTGACCGGCTGGATCGTCACCGCCGCCGGCATCGCGTGGCAGGTTGGCCGCGTGCTGGCCTGGTGCTGCGTCACGTTGGTCGCCGCGGCCGTGGTGCTGACCTGCTACTCGGTGCACCGGGCCGGCCGGCACCAGCGGTTGCGGACCGTCGGTGCCGGATTGGTGGCGATCGGAGTGGTCGGCGCGGGATTCGGATTCGCGATCGCGCTGCGCGCCGACGCGGTGGCGCGCCACCCGATCACCGCGGCGTTCGGGACGGTTGCCCCGGTGACGGTGACGCCCAGCGAGAGTGCGCTGTCGCTGGGCTCGGGCCGGCTGATGTTTCGTGCCAATTTGCAGCGGCTGCGTGGCGACGAGATATCCGGCCGGGTCACGGTTTTCGCACGGGCGTCGGACTTCGACGTGATGGTGGGCCAACCGATGCGGTTTACCGCGCGGATCAACCGTCCCGCTCGCCACGACCTGACCGTCGCGGTGCTCAACGCGGCGGGCCGGCCCGTCACGGGCCGGGCGGGGGCGGTGCAACGTGCCGCGCACGTGGTGCGCGGCCGGTTCGCCGCCACCGCGCACGAAGTGCTGCCCGCCGCGCAGGGCGCGATGTTGCCGGCCCTGGTCCTCGGCGACACCTCGGCGCTCACCGCCGACACCGGCCGCGAATTCCGTGCGGCCGGCATGACGCACCTGACGGCCGTATCGGGCGCCAACGTCACGATCGTGTGCGCGGCGGTGCTGTTCTCCGCCCGGCTGATCGGCCCGCGGGCGGCCGTGCTGCTCGCGGGGGTGGCATTGGTGGCGTTCGTGATCGTCGTCCAGCCGACGGCAAGCGTGTTGCGCGCGGCCGTGATGGGTGCCATCGCGCTGGCGGGGATGCTGACTTCACGCCGGCGACAAGCGATTCCGGCGCTGTCGGCCACGGTGCTGATATTGCTTGCCGTCGCTCCCCAGCTGGCCGTCGATGCGGGCTTCGCGTTGTCGGTGCTGGCGACGGGCGCGCTGGTGGTCGTCGCGCCGGTCTGGTCGCGGCGGCTGGCCGCCAAAGGCTGCCCCAAGCCGCTGGCGGATGGGCTCGCGGTCGCGTTGGCGGCGCAGGTGGTGACCGCGCCACTGGTTGCCGGCATCTCGGGTCGGTTCAGCCTGGTCGCCGTGGCCGCCAATCTGGCCGCGGCGCCCGTCATCGCGCCCATCACCGTGCTGGGCAGCGCGGCGGCCGTGTTGTGCGTGCCGTGGCCGCCGGGTGCACAGCTGCTGATGCGTTTCACCGGCCCGGAAGTGTGGTGGGTGTCGAAGGTGGCGCATGTCGCGGCCGGTGCGCCGGCCGCGACCGTGCCGGTACCGGATGGCCTGGCCGGTGTGCTGCTGGTCGGGTGTGCCACCGCGCTGCTGCTGGCGCTGGCGATGCTGCTGTGGCGGCGGGCCTGGTTTCGTGCGTCGACCCGGGTGGCCGGGTTGGTCGCGGTGGCGTGCGTGCTGGCCTGGTCGGCATCGGAGATGCTGGATCCCCGAGCGGATTGGTCGGCCCGTCGTGACACCATCGGGGGGTGAGCGAGGCTTCGCCGTTGCACTTGGTCGTGGGGGACGAGGATCTGCTGGTCGAACGGGCCGTGGCCGACGTGCTGCGGGCGGCGCGCAAACGCGCCGGCACCGATGACATCCCGGTCAATCGCATGCGGGCCGGCGACGTCAGTACCTATGAGCTCGCCGAGCTGCTGAGCCCGTCGCTGTTCGCCGACGAGCGCATCGTCGTGCTGGAGGCCGCGGCCGAAGCGGGCAAGGACACGGTCGCGATGATCGCCGCGGCCGCCGTCGACCTGCCGGCGGGCACGGTGCTGGTGGTGGTGCACTCTGGCGGCGGTCGGGCCAAGGCGCTGGCCGACCAGCTGAAGTCGCTGGGGGCCGAGGTTCACCCCTGCGCGCGGATCACCAAGTTGAGCGAACGCGTCGACTTCATCCGCAAGGAGTTTCGCGCGCTGCGGGTCAAGGTCGACGAGGACACGGTGACCGCCCTGTTGGACGCCGTGGGCTCCGACGTCCGCGAGCTGGCCTCGGCCTGCTCGCAACTGGTCGCCGACACCGGTGGTGAGGTCGACGAGACCGCGGTGCGCCGCTATCACAGCGGCAAGGCCGAGGTGAAGGGCTTCGATATCGCGGACAAGGCCGTGGCCGGGGATGTCGCGGGTGCGACCGAGGCGCTGCGGTGGGCGATGATGCGTGGCGAACCGCTGGTGGTGCTGGCCGACGCACTGGCCGAAGCCATCCACACCATCGGCCGGGTGGGTCCGCTCTCCGGCGACCCGTACCGGCTGGCCGGGCAGCTGGGGATGCCGCCCTGGCGGGTGCAGAAGGCGCAGAAGCAGGCCCGGCGCTGGTCGCGCGACAGTGTGGCAACCGCGATGAAAGTGGTGGCGGAACTCAACGCCAACGTCAAGGGAGCGGCGGCAGACGCCGACTATGCGCTGGAATCAGCGGTCAGAAAGGTGGCCGAATTGGTGGCCGACCGGGGCCGATAGCCCAGGGCTCAGATCTTGTTGAGGGACCGCGCCAGCGCCGACTTCTTGTTGGCGGCCTGGTTCTTGTGGATGACGCCCTTGGTGGCCGCCTTGTCCAGCTTGCGGTTGGTCGACACCAGCAACTCCGCGGCCTTGTCCTTGTCGCCCGCCTCAGCGGCCTCACGGAACGCGCGCACAGCGGTGCGCAGCGAGGACTTCACCGACTTGTTGCGCAGTCGGGCGCGCTCGTTGGTCTTGATACGCTTCTGCTGCGACTTGATGTTGGCCACGCGGAACTATCCTTCGTCGATTTGGTCTTTGCGGTGTCGTTTCGGGGGGCGCCCCACACCCGATTGCGACTGCTCAGGTTAGCAGTCGGTTACGTTTTCTCCCAAAACGGGAACTCGTGGCCTGCCATTACGTCGATTTAAGGCAGCATCCTAAAAGTGAGTCTTGCGGACCAGGCCGAAACAGGCAGGCGTGGGTCGCGCAGCGCTGCGCGGGCGCTGGCGCGCTCCGAGCGCATCTTTAGCGGCTACAACACGTCGGACGCCTACGAGCTGGCCTTCGACGAGATGTTCGATGCGCAGGGCAACGTGCGTGGCCCCTACAAGGGCATCTACGCCGAGCTGGCGCCATCGGACGCCTCGGACCTGCGGGCCCGCGCCGACGCGCTGGCCCGTGCGTTCATCGACCAGGGCATCACGTTCTCCCTGTCGGGCCAGGAACGGCCGTTTCCGCTGGACCTGGTGCCGCGGGTGCTCGCGGCAGCCGAATGGACCCGGCTGGAGCGCGGCATCATCCAACGTGTCAAAGCCCTCGAGATGTATCTCGACGACATTTACGGCGATCAGGAGATCCTGAACGACGGCGTGATTCCGCGTCGCCTGGTCACGTCCTGTGAGCACTTTCACCGCCAGGCGGTGGGCATCGTCCCGCCCAACGGGGTCCGAATTCACGTCGCCGGAATCGACCTCATCAAGGACGAAAAAGGCACCTGGCGGGTGCTCGAGGACAACCTGCGCTCGCCGTCGGGCGTGTCGTACGTGATGGAGAACCGGCGCACCATGGCGCGGGTCTTCCCGAACCTGTTCGCCACCCACCGGGTGCGTGCCGTCGACGACTACGCCTCGCACCTGCTGCGGGCGCTGCGCAATTCCGCGGCGACCAACGAGGCCGACCCGACCGTGGTGGTGCTGACACCCGGTGTCTACAACTCCGCGTACTTCGAGCATTCGCTGCTCGCGCGGCAGATGGGCGTCGAACTGGTCGAGGGCCGTGACCTGTTCTGCCGTGACAACCAGGTGTACATGCGCACCACCGAGGGCGAGACCCAGGTCGACGTCATCTATCGGCGCATCGACGACGTCTTCCTCGACCCGCTGCAGTTTCGCGCCGACTCGGTGCTGGGGGTGGCCGGGTTGGTCAACGCCGCCCGCGCCGGCAACGTCGTGATCTCCAGCGCGATCGGCAACGGAGTCGGCGACGACAAGCTGGTCTACACCTACGTGCCGACCATGATCGAGTACTACCTCGGCGAGAAGCCGCTGCTGGCCAATGTGGACACCTATCGCTGCTGGCTGGACGACGAACGCGAGGAAGTGCTCGACCGGGTCGGCGAGCTGGTCATCAAGCCGGTCGAGGGATCCGGCGGCTACGGCATTGTGTTCGGCCCCGACGCGTCCGAGAAAGAACTGGCGGCCGTCAGCAAGAAGATTCGCGACGACCCGCGCAGCTGGATCGCGCAGCCGATGATGGAGCTGTCGACCGTGCCCACCCGGATCGGCAACGCGCTGGCACCGCGCTACGTCGACCTGCGGCCGTTCGCGGTCAACGACGGCGACGAGGTATGGGTGCTGCCGGGCGGGCTGAGTCGGGTGGCGCTGGTCGAGGGTTCGCGGGTGGTCAACTCCAGTCAGGGTGGTGGTTCCAAGGACACCTGGGTGCTGGCGTCGCGCGCGTCGGCCGCCGATCGTGAGCTGGGTGCCGCCGAAGTCGTGCGTTCGCTGCCAAAGTCCATGTCGGAGAAGGAGCCCGACGAATCGTCGGGGTCGTCGCATCAACAGCCCCTGCAGACCGAGCAACCACAGGACGAGAAGCCCGCGAAAAAGCAGAAGCAAAAGCAACAGCAACAAAGGGCGGTCCGCTGATGTTGGCCCGAAACGCCGAGGCGCTGTACTGGATCGGCCGCTACGTTGAGCGGGCGGATGACACCGCGCGCATTCTCGATGTGGCACTGCATCAATTGCTGGAGGATTCCAGCGTCGATCCCGACCAGGCGTCCCGGCTGTTGTTGCGGGTGCTTGGTATCGCGTCCCCCAAGCACGATTTGGATGTTTGGTCGTTGACCGACCTCGTCGCCTACAACACCGACGACAACAAGGGTGGCTGTTCGATCGTCGACGCGATCACGGCGGCGCGCGAAAACGCCAAGTCGGCCCGCGAAGTGACGTCCATCGAAATCTGGGAATGCCTCAACACCACTTACCATGCCCTGCCCGAACGCGAACGCGCCGCCAAACGCCTTGGGCCACATGAGTTTCTGTCCTTCATCGAGGGCCGGGCCGCGATGTTCGCCGGCCTGGCCGACTCGACGCTCTCGCGCGACGACGGATACCGCTTCATGCTGTTGGGCCGGGCGATCGAGCGCGTCGATATGACGGTGCGGCTGCTGCTGTCTCGGGTGGGCGACAGTGCGTCCTCGCCGGCGTGGGTAACGCTGTTGCGCTCGGCCGGTGCGCACGACACATATCTGCGCACCTATCGCGGGGTACTGGATGCCGGCCGCGTGGTCGAGTTCATGCTGCTCGACCGATTGTTCCCCCGGTCGGTGTTCTACTCACTGAAGCTGGCCGAAGAAAGCATCGAGGAGCTGGTGCGCAACCCGATGAGCCGGGTGGGGGCCACCGCCGAAGCGCAGCGACTGCTTGGGCAGGCGCGCAGCGAACTGGAATTCATGCCGCCCGGGGTGTTGCTGGACACGCTGGAGACGCGACTGGCTGGCTTGCAGACAACCTGCAGCGATGTCGGAGACGCGTTGTCGCTGCAGTACTTCCACGTCACACCGTGGGTGGCGTGGTCGGATGCCGGTCATGGCGCCGGCCTGGTCACCCGGAACGGAGATACCTGATGTGGCGGCTGCGCGTAGTGCACACGACCGGGTTCGCCTACCAATCGGCGGTCACCGCCTCCTATAACGAGGCGCGGCTGACCCCGAGCTCGGACACCCGGCAAAACGTCATCCTCAACCGTGTCGAGACCATTCCGGCAACCCGGTCTTACCGGTACATCGACTACTGGGGCACCGCGGTCACGGCGTTCGACTTGCACGCGCCGCACAGCGATCTGACGGTGACGTCCTCGTCGGTTGTCGAGACCGAGCAGCCGGAGCCGGCCGCCAAGGATGTCAGCTGGAGCGACCTGCATTCCGCGGCGGTGATCGATCGGTTCGACGAATTGCTCCAGCCCACCGAGTACACGCCGGCAAGCAAGCGGGTCAGGTCCATCGGCAAGAGAATCGCGAAAGCCCATGAGCCACAGGAAGCTGTCATGGCCGCGGCCAACTGGGTGCACGACGAGCTGGACTACCTTCCGGGCACCACCGGGGTGCGCTCGTCGGGGCTGGACGCCCTGAAGGCGGGCAAGGGAGTGTGTCAGGACTTCGTGCATTTGTCGCTGATATTGTTGCGCGACATGGGAATTCCGGCGCGCTATGTGTCGGGCTACCTACACCCCAAGCGTAACGCCGTCGTTGGGGACACCGTGGAAGGCCGAAGCCACGCCTGGATCCAGGCGTGGACCGGTGGTTGGTGGAACTACGACCCCACCAATGACACCGAGATCACCGAGCAATATGTCAGCGTGGGCGTCGGTCGGGACTACACCGACGTGTCGCCGCTGAAGGGCATCTATTCGGGGCAGGGCGCAACCGACCTCGATGTGGTTGTGGAGGTCACCCGACTGGCCTAGCGATCTCCGACGATCGCCCTGCGACGCGGGCCTTGCTGGCTTACGATGGCCTCGCCCGCGCGGCCCGGCCGTCAGCGTGCGCTCGATTGACCACCGATCTCGTGATGGTGACTTCGGCGAAGAAGGAGACTCGTCCATGGCCGAGATGCTCAAGGTCGAGTATGACGAGCTGATGGCCAGGGCCGCCGAACTCGAAGTGCCGCTGCCCGCCCCGCCACCCGAGAGCGCGCGGCCGCCG encodes:
- a CDS encoding alpha-E domain-containing protein is translated as MLARNAEALYWIGRYVERADDTARILDVALHQLLEDSSVDPDQASRLLLRVLGIASPKHDLDVWSLTDLVAYNTDDNKGGCSIVDAITAARENAKSAREVTSIEIWECLNTTYHALPERERAAKRLGPHEFLSFIEGRAAMFAGLADSTLSRDDGYRFMLLGRAIERVDMTVRLLLSRVGDSASSPAWVTLLRSAGAHDTYLRTYRGVLDAGRVVEFMLLDRLFPRSVFYSLKLAEESIEELVRNPMSRVGATAEAQRLLGQARSELEFMPPGVLLDTLETRLAGLQTTCSDVGDALSLQYFHVTPWVAWSDAGHGAGLVTRNGDT
- a CDS encoding circularly permuted type 2 ATP-grasp protein, giving the protein MLKVSLADQAETGRRGSRSAARALARSERIFSGYNTSDAYELAFDEMFDAQGNVRGPYKGIYAELAPSDASDLRARADALARAFIDQGITFSLSGQERPFPLDLVPRVLAAAEWTRLERGIIQRVKALEMYLDDIYGDQEILNDGVIPRRLVTSCEHFHRQAVGIVPPNGVRIHVAGIDLIKDEKGTWRVLEDNLRSPSGVSYVMENRRTMARVFPNLFATHRVRAVDDYASHLLRALRNSAATNEADPTVVVLTPGVYNSAYFEHSLLARQMGVELVEGRDLFCRDNQVYMRTTEGETQVDVIYRRIDDVFLDPLQFRADSVLGVAGLVNAARAGNVVISSAIGNGVGDDKLVYTYVPTMIEYYLGEKPLLANVDTYRCWLDDEREEVLDRVGELVIKPVEGSGGYGIVFGPDASEKELAAVSKKIRDDPRSWIAQPMMELSTVPTRIGNALAPRYVDLRPFAVNDGDEVWVLPGGLSRVALVEGSRVVNSSQGGGSKDTWVLASRASAADRELGAAEVVRSLPKSMSEKEPDESSGSSHQQPLQTEQPQDEKPAKKQKQKQQQQRAVR
- a CDS encoding ComEC/Rec2 family competence protein; translated protein: MRLVPAGLTGWIVTAAGIAWQVGRVLAWCCVTLVAAAVVLTCYSVHRAGRHQRLRTVGAGLVAIGVVGAGFGFAIALRADAVARHPITAAFGTVAPVTVTPSESALSLGSGRLMFRANLQRLRGDEISGRVTVFARASDFDVMVGQPMRFTARINRPARHDLTVAVLNAAGRPVTGRAGAVQRAAHVVRGRFAATAHEVLPAAQGAMLPALVLGDTSALTADTGREFRAAGMTHLTAVSGANVTIVCAAVLFSARLIGPRAAVLLAGVALVAFVIVVQPTASVLRAAVMGAIALAGMLTSRRRQAIPALSATVLILLAVAPQLAVDAGFALSVLATGALVVVAPVWSRRLAAKGCPKPLADGLAVALAAQVVTAPLVAGISGRFSLVAVAANLAAAPVIAPITVLGSAAAVLCVPWPPGAQLLMRFTGPEVWWVSKVAHVAAGAPAATVPVPDGLAGVLLVGCATALLLALAMLLWRRAWFRASTRVAGLVAVACVLAWSASEMLDPRADWSARRDTIGG
- a CDS encoding ComEA family DNA-binding protein gives rise to the protein MRTELPGERLHRRLGADPDADNPDPQPEPDTPDEDQNSLLPRWLPDASERGSWRARLRADPGRAGAIALAVVAALAVLVTIFTLVRDHPAPVMSAKLPPVEKASTVNPRSSTSPGPDRPVVVSVVGLVHKPGLVTLTPGARIADALQAAGGAMDGADTIGLNMARPLGDGEQIVVGLAPVSGRPTALGSSVAAGSTPGAKTPAPTGSVKGSVRPKAGEVLDLNTATVDQLDDLPGVGPVTAAAIVGWRQANGKFTSVDQLADVDGIGPSRLDKLRALVRV
- the holA gene encoding DNA polymerase III subunit delta, producing MHLVVGDEDLLVERAVADVLRAARKRAGTDDIPVNRMRAGDVSTYELAELLSPSLFADERIVVLEAAAEAGKDTVAMIAAAAVDLPAGTVLVVVHSGGGRAKALADQLKSLGAEVHPCARITKLSERVDFIRKEFRALRVKVDEDTVTALLDAVGSDVRELASACSQLVADTGGEVDETAVRRYHSGKAEVKGFDIADKAVAGDVAGATEALRWAMMRGEPLVVLADALAEAIHTIGRVGPLSGDPYRLAGQLGMPPWRVQKAQKQARRWSRDSVATAMKVVAELNANVKGAAADADYALESAVRKVAELVADRGR
- a CDS encoding acyl-CoA dehydrogenase family protein; this translates as MQLALTPEEAAFRDELRTIYTTKIPEEMRERVRQGSAEVVHDDVVTSHKILHEHGLAVPSWPVEWGGKDWTPTQHQIWADEMQLACVPEPLNFNTKMVGPVIAEFGSQEIKERFLPPTASLDIWWCQGFSEPEAGSDLASLRTTAVRDGDSYVVNGQKTWTTLGQYADWIFCLVRTDPQAPKRQAGISFLLFDMKTPGITVRPIKTIDGGHEVNELFFSDVRVPANQLVGEENQGWTYAKFLLGNERTGIAGVGRTKVRLAEVKKFAAEAGMLNDPLFAARLAEAENELLALELTQSRVVTDSADGEANPASSVLKLRGSQLQQIATELLVEVAGPDALPTDGEGIASPDWAQHSAPRYLNYRKTSIYGGSSEVQRNIIASTILGL
- a CDS encoding acyl-CoA dehydrogenase family protein, with the protein product MDFQLTDEQGLLRDTTRDLLSRSYDPESRNKVIGSDLGWSREVWSQLADTGILGLGFDPDEAGQIEIMVVLAEAGRRLAPEPILHAALAPGALIAELGTDAQKEQLDDVAAGQRLLAFAHLEPGHRKPTTTVTTQAARQGDSWKLTGLKNPVLAGDCADALVVSAALPDGGTGLFLVDAGSENTSVTRHPYRTFDGQRGAQVDLDGAAAEPLGEAVDASDAISGAIVRIQSGLCAEAVGAMEEALRLTTDYLKTRKQFGVTLNKFQTLTQRAADMYVSLEMARSMSLYAAMSIADGNLDPLIASRAKVQIGRSGRHIAQESIQMHGGIGVTAEYPVSHYAARLTAIEHTLGTSGDHVHNLIDHLGDYDLARL
- a CDS encoding transglutaminase family protein, producing MWRLRVVHTTGFAYQSAVTASYNEARLTPSSDTRQNVILNRVETIPATRSYRYIDYWGTAVTAFDLHAPHSDLTVTSSSVVETEQPEPAAKDVSWSDLHSAAVIDRFDELLQPTEYTPASKRVRSIGKRIAKAHEPQEAVMAAANWVHDELDYLPGTTGVRSSGLDALKAGKGVCQDFVHLSLILLRDMGIPARYVSGYLHPKRNAVVGDTVEGRSHAWIQAWTGGWWNYDPTNDTEITEQYVSVGVGRDYTDVSPLKGIYSGQGATDLDVVVEVTRLA
- the rpsT gene encoding 30S ribosomal protein S20 — encoded protein: MANIKSQQKRIKTNERARLRNKSVKSSLRTAVRAFREAAEAGDKDKAAELLVSTNRKLDKAATKGVIHKNQAANKKSALARSLNKI